From the Lysobacter sp. FW306-1B-D06B genome, one window contains:
- the infC gene encoding translation initiation factor IF-3: MSTPEKPNRKNQEIRVPRVRVIGSDGEMIGVLTRDEALRMAEDEDLDLVEIQPNADPPVCKIMDFGKFRFEQQKKANEAKKKTKQVEIKELKFRPVTDEGDYQIKLRNMRRFLEEGDKVKVNIRFRGREMSHQELGREMAARIEADLGEDIVIESRPRLEGRQMVMMIAPKKK, translated from the coding sequence ATCAGTACCCCCGAGAAGCCCAATCGGAAGAACCAGGAAATCCGCGTCCCCCGCGTGCGCGTGATCGGCAGCGACGGCGAAATGATCGGCGTGCTTACGCGCGACGAAGCCCTGCGCATGGCCGAGGACGAGGATCTGGATCTCGTCGAGATCCAGCCCAATGCCGATCCGCCGGTCTGCAAGATCATGGACTTCGGCAAGTTCCGCTTCGAGCAGCAGAAGAAGGCCAACGAGGCCAAGAAGAAGACGAAGCAGGTCGAGATCAAGGAACTCAAGTTCCGTCCTGTGACCGACGAGGGCGACTACCAGATCAAGCTGCGCAACATGCGCCGCTTCCTGGAAGAGGGCGACAAGGTCAAGGTCAACATCCGCTTCCGTGGCCGTGAAATGAGCCACCAGGAGCTGGGTCGCGAGATGGCCGCGCGCATCGAGGCCGACCTCGGCGAGGACATCGTGATCGAGTCCCGCCCGCGCCTGGAAGGCCGGCAGATGGTCATGATGATCGCGCCGAAGAAGAAGTAA
- the uvrB gene encoding excinuclease ABC subunit UvrB — protein sequence MNDSLHPAGFQLVAPYQPAGDQPQAITRLVEGFESGLASQTVLGVTGSGKTFTVANVVQQVQKPTIVMAPNKTLAAQLYGEFKAFFPHNAVEYFVSYYDYYQPEAYVPSSDTYIEKDSSVNEHIEQMRLSATKALLERRDALIVCTVSAIYGLGDPNEYFRMVLHMVRGERIDQRELIRRLTEMQYTRNDTELRRATYRVRGEVVDVHPAESDAEALRIELFDGEIERLTLFDPLTGETLRPVPRYTIYPGSHYVTTRRTVLDAIETIKEELRERLEQLYAQNKLVEAQRLAQRTQFDLEMLAEVGYCNGIENYSRHLTGHMPGEPPPCLFDYLPPDALLVVDESHVTVPQIGAMYKGDRSRKETLVEFGFRMPSALDNRPLRFEEWEGRSPRAIYVSATPGPYELRKSVDQIVELVVRPTGLIDPEVEIRPVGTQVDDVLGEIHERVAMGDRVLITTLTKRMAENLTEYLGEHGVRVRYLHSDVDTVERVEIIRDLRLGKFDVLVGINLLREGLDMPEVSLVAILDADKEGFLRSSGSLIQTIGRAARNVRGKAILYADRITKSMQHAIDETDRRRQRQVEYNLEHGITPRSVAKPVVDIMEGARAEPGEVGKGRGKARKVAESMADYAKLTPAQFAARIKALEQQMYEHAKNLEFEEAAAVRDQLRQIKDAGFAA from the coding sequence ATGAACGACAGCCTCCACCCCGCTGGATTCCAGCTCGTCGCACCGTACCAGCCCGCCGGGGACCAGCCACAGGCGATTACGCGCCTGGTGGAAGGTTTCGAGAGCGGGCTGGCGTCGCAGACCGTGCTGGGCGTGACCGGTTCGGGCAAGACGTTCACCGTTGCCAACGTCGTCCAGCAGGTGCAGAAGCCCACCATCGTGATGGCGCCCAACAAGACGCTCGCCGCGCAGTTGTACGGCGAGTTCAAGGCGTTCTTCCCGCACAACGCGGTGGAGTACTTCGTCAGCTACTACGACTATTACCAGCCCGAAGCCTACGTGCCGTCGTCGGACACGTACATCGAGAAGGACAGCTCGGTGAACGAGCACATCGAGCAGATGCGCCTGTCGGCGACCAAGGCGCTGCTGGAGCGCCGCGACGCGCTGATCGTGTGCACGGTGTCCGCCATCTACGGACTGGGCGATCCGAACGAATACTTCCGCATGGTGCTGCACATGGTGCGCGGCGAGCGCATCGACCAGCGCGAGTTGATCCGCCGCCTCACCGAGATGCAGTACACCCGCAACGACACCGAGCTGCGCCGCGCCACCTACCGCGTGCGCGGCGAGGTGGTGGACGTGCACCCCGCCGAAAGCGACGCCGAGGCGCTGCGCATCGAGCTGTTCGACGGCGAGATCGAGCGCCTGACGCTGTTCGACCCGCTGACCGGCGAGACGCTGCGCCCGGTGCCGCGCTACACGATCTACCCCGGTTCGCACTACGTCACCACGCGCCGCACGGTGCTCGACGCGATCGAGACGATCAAGGAAGAGCTGCGCGAGCGCCTGGAGCAGCTGTACGCGCAGAACAAGCTGGTCGAGGCCCAGCGCCTGGCGCAGCGCACGCAGTTCGACCTGGAGATGCTGGCCGAGGTCGGCTACTGCAACGGCATCGAAAACTACTCCCGCCACCTCACCGGCCACATGCCCGGCGAACCGCCGCCGTGCCTGTTCGACTACCTGCCGCCCGACGCGCTGCTGGTGGTGGACGAATCGCACGTCACCGTTCCGCAGATCGGCGCGATGTACAAGGGCGACCGCTCGCGCAAGGAAACGCTGGTGGAGTTCGGCTTCCGCATGCCGTCGGCCCTGGACAACCGGCCGCTGCGCTTCGAGGAGTGGGAAGGCCGCTCGCCGCGCGCGATCTACGTGTCCGCCACGCCGGGCCCCTACGAGCTGCGCAAGTCGGTGGACCAGATCGTCGAACTGGTCGTCCGCCCGACCGGCCTGATCGACCCGGAGGTCGAGATCCGTCCGGTCGGCACGCAGGTGGACGACGTGCTGGGCGAGATCCACGAGCGCGTGGCGATGGGCGACCGCGTGCTGATCACCACCCTGACCAAGCGCATGGCCGAGAACCTCACCGAGTACCTCGGCGAGCACGGCGTGCGCGTGCGCTATCTGCACTCGGACGTGGACACCGTGGAGCGCGTGGAGATCATCCGCGACCTGCGCCTGGGCAAGTTCGACGTGCTGGTGGGCATCAACCTGCTGCGCGAGGGCCTGGACATGCCGGAGGTGTCGCTGGTGGCGATCCTCGATGCCGACAAGGAAGGTTTCCTGCGCTCGTCCGGCTCGCTGATCCAGACCATCGGCCGCGCCGCCCGCAACGTGCGCGGCAAGGCGATCCTGTACGCCGACCGCATCACCAAGTCGATGCAGCACGCGATCGACGAAACCGACCGCCGCCGCCAGCGCCAGGTCGAATACAACCTGGAGCACGGGATCACGCCGCGCTCGGTCGCCAAGCCCGTCGTGGACATCATGGAAGGCGCGCGCGCGGAACCGGGCGAGGTCGGCAAGGGCCGCGGCAAGGCGCGCAAGGTCGCCGAAAGCATGGCCGACTACGCCAAGCTGACGCCGGCGCAGTTCGCGGCGCGGATCAAGGCGCTCGAACAGCAGATGTACGAGCACGCCAAGAACCTGGAATTCGAGGAGGCCGCGGCGGTGCGCGACCAACTGCGGCAGATCAAGGACGCCGGCTTCGCCGCCTGA
- a CDS encoding type IV pilin protein codes for MSIVASRRAGKKSARGFTLIELMIVVAVVAILAGIAYPAYNDAVRKSRRGQAKADMIELMQMAERYRTVNNTYKDFGKPGGDGTLDGAWGKSPRNGTQYYAIKATTHNANTLVLEAVPTAGGGQDKDKCKTLKIDATGKKESTGTDPITCW; via the coding sequence ATGAGCATCGTGGCGTCCCGCCGGGCCGGTAAGAAATCGGCACGCGGTTTCACCCTGATCGAGCTGATGATCGTGGTTGCGGTGGTCGCCATCCTGGCGGGCATCGCATACCCCGCCTACAACGACGCGGTGCGCAAGAGCCGCCGTGGTCAGGCGAAGGCGGACATGATCGAGCTGATGCAGATGGCCGAGCGCTATCGCACGGTCAACAACACGTACAAGGACTTCGGCAAGCCCGGCGGAGACGGCACGTTGGACGGCGCGTGGGGCAAGTCCCCGCGCAACGGCACGCAGTACTACGCGATCAAGGCGACGACGCACAACGCCAACACCCTGGTCCTGGAGGCGGTTCCGACCGCCGGCGGCGGCCAGGACAAGGACAAGTGCAAGACCCTGAAGATCGATGCGACGGGCAAGAAGGAATCGACAGGAACCGATCCGATCACCTGCTGGTGA
- a CDS encoding GspH/FimT family pseudopilin: MHHSKGLTLPELIVALAVLAIGATLAWPGFSALILRTKGTTALHLLGTALASARMAAVSRRVPMTVCPSADGRQCRKDPVWEDGWIVYRDRLARDQPQSQADVLQRFTIDRDAFTLRSTPGRLRVRYIPSGATATNNLTILLCERRAQREVGRVVVSRPGRIRTQRPRALAPGCIF, from the coding sequence ATGCACCATTCGAAAGGCCTGACCCTTCCTGAACTGATCGTCGCACTCGCGGTGCTGGCGATCGGCGCGACGCTGGCATGGCCGGGGTTCAGCGCGCTCATCCTGCGCACCAAGGGAACCACCGCGCTGCACCTGCTCGGCACCGCATTGGCCAGCGCGCGCATGGCCGCCGTCTCGCGGCGCGTGCCGATGACGGTGTGCCCCAGCGCGGACGGGCGGCAATGCCGGAAGGATCCGGTGTGGGAGGACGGCTGGATCGTGTACCGCGACCGGCTGGCCCGCGACCAACCCCAGTCGCAGGCGGACGTCCTCCAGCGGTTCACCATCGATCGGGACGCATTCACACTGCGCAGCACGCCCGGACGCCTGCGCGTGCGCTACATCCCCAGCGGCGCGACGGCGACCAACAACCTCACCATCCTGCTGTGCGAGCGCCGCGCACAACGCGAGGTGGGCCGGGTCGTGGTCAGCCGCCCGGGCCGCATCCGCACGCAGCGGCCCCGCGCGCTGGCGCCGGGATGCATCTTCTGA
- a CDS encoding ThiF family adenylyltransferase, whose protein sequence is MESLEAFDYATFSDRNLGFVSAQEQQRLRESTVFVCGVGGMGGACVLALARAGVGRLVLADIDHFEMSNLNRQVFAFTDTVGEHKAEATAERCRRINPQLDLTVLHGDWPDHVEAAVRRSGAVVNGTDDLAASLLLYRTSRRLERSVVDAYASPLPSVYVTRPHEPMPEERLGYPTRDTAWDRVDETQRRAAFLCEAEHVLLHSSSRNYIDMGLAADVAAGRRSRMSFAPMVITTGMLMAYETIALLLGRPTACDCRGWFFNPYTARIEHPRNVLAAAVLRPLVRHGIRKLLDGAPA, encoded by the coding sequence ATGGAATCGCTAGAGGCATTCGACTACGCGACGTTCAGCGATCGCAACCTGGGTTTCGTCAGTGCACAGGAACAGCAGCGCCTGCGCGAGTCGACCGTGTTCGTCTGCGGTGTCGGCGGCATGGGCGGCGCATGCGTGCTCGCGCTGGCCCGGGCGGGCGTCGGGCGGCTCGTGCTGGCCGACATCGACCATTTCGAGATGTCCAATCTCAACCGGCAGGTGTTCGCGTTCACCGACACGGTGGGCGAACACAAGGCCGAAGCGACGGCGGAACGGTGCCGTCGCATCAATCCGCAACTCGACCTCACGGTCCTGCACGGGGACTGGCCGGACCATGTCGAGGCGGCGGTGCGCCGTAGCGGTGCGGTGGTGAACGGCACCGACGACCTGGCGGCGTCGCTGCTGCTGTACCGCACATCGCGCCGGCTGGAGCGCAGCGTCGTGGATGCCTACGCATCGCCGCTGCCGTCGGTGTACGTCACGCGGCCGCACGAGCCCATGCCGGAAGAGCGCCTGGGCTATCCCACGCGGGACACCGCCTGGGACCGGGTCGACGAGACGCAGCGCCGCGCCGCGTTCCTGTGCGAGGCGGAGCACGTGCTGCTGCACTCGTCGTCGCGCAACTACATCGACATGGGCCTGGCGGCCGACGTCGCGGCCGGGCGACGAAGCCGCATGTCGTTCGCGCCCATGGTCATCACCACCGGCATGCTGATGGCGTACGAGACGATCGCGCTGCTGCTGGGACGCCCGACCGCCTGCGATTGCCGCGGCTGGTTCTTCAATCCGTACACCGCGCGCATCGAGCACCCGCGCAATGTGCTGGCGGCCGCCGTTCTGCGGCCGCTGGTGCGTCATGGGATCCGCAAGCTGCTCGACGGAGCGCCGGCATGA
- the rpmI gene encoding 50S ribosomal protein L35: MPKIKTNRAAAKRFRKTASGKYKCGHANKSHILTKKATKRKRNLRQTNHVRAEDAGRLDRMLPYL; this comes from the coding sequence ATGCCCAAGATCAAGACCAATCGGGCGGCAGCCAAGCGCTTCCGGAAGACCGCTTCCGGCAAGTACAAGTGCGGCCATGCCAACAAGAGCCACATCCTCACCAAGAAGGCGACCAAGCGGAAGCGCAACCTGCGGCAGACGAACCATGTTCGTGCCGAGGACGCGGGCCGTCTGGACCGCATGCTTCCGTATCTCTGA
- the rplT gene encoding 50S ribosomal protein L20 has translation MARVKRGVTARRRHKKILKQAKGYYHARRKVFRVAKQAVTKALQYAYIGRKQKKRHFRSLWITRINAAARINGMSYSRFINGLMKAGITLDRKVLADIAVHDAQGFAALAEKAKSALAA, from the coding sequence ATGGCACGAGTTAAGCGTGGTGTTACGGCGCGCCGCCGTCACAAGAAAATCCTGAAGCAGGCCAAGGGCTACTATCACGCCCGTCGCAAGGTCTTCCGCGTCGCCAAGCAGGCGGTGACGAAGGCCCTGCAGTACGCCTACATCGGTCGTAAGCAGAAGAAGCGTCATTTCCGTTCGCTGTGGATCACGCGTATCAACGCGGCGGCCCGCATCAACGGCATGAGCTACAGCCGTTTCATCAACGGCCTGATGAAGGCCGGCATCACCCTCGACCGTAAGGTGCTGGCGGACATCGCCGTGCACGACGCGCAGGGTTTTGCGGCGCTGGCAGAGAAGGCGAAGAGCGCGCTCGCGGCGTAA
- the thrS gene encoding threonine--tRNA ligase translates to MIAITLPDGSRREFEQPVSVGEIAASIGAGLAKAALAGKVDGKLVDTSFRIDRDASLEIVTDKHPDALDVLRHSTAHLLAQAVQRLYPGAQVTIGPVIDNGFYYDFAYERPFTPEDLPAIEAEMQKIVKESLPVSRSVKSRDDAVAFFRGMGEKYKAEIIESIPANEDLSLYNQGEFTDLCRGPHVPSTDKLRAFKLMKVAGAYWRGDHNNEMLSRIYGTAWLNDKDLKAYLTQLEEAEKRDHRKIAKAQDLFHLQEEGPGLIFWHPKGWSIWQVVEQYMRRVYRETGYGEVRCPQILDVSLWQKSGHWDNYKDNMFFTESEKRTYALKPMNCPGHVQVFNQGLHSYRDLPIRYGEFGACHRNEPSGALHGILRVRGFTQDDGHIFCTEDQIESEVRAFHEQALKVYGDFGFTDIQIKIALRPDSRLGDDATWDKAENALRSALSAAGVQWQELPGEGAFYGPKIEYHLQDAIGRTWQLGTMQVDFMMPGRLGAEYVDESSQRRHPVMLHRAIVGSMERFIGILIEHHAGQFPAWLAPIQAVAMNITDAQADYVDEVRKSLANQGFRVHSDLRNEKIGYKIREHTLQRVPYLLVVGDREKENGQVAVRTRGGEDLGTMTVAEFASRLRSEGVQ, encoded by the coding sequence ATGATCGCAATCACGCTTCCCGACGGCAGCCGCCGCGAATTCGAACAACCCGTTTCCGTCGGCGAGATCGCCGCCTCCATCGGTGCCGGCCTGGCCAAGGCCGCGCTCGCCGGCAAGGTCGACGGCAAGCTCGTCGACACGAGCTTCCGCATCGACCGCGACGCCTCGCTCGAAATCGTCACCGACAAGCATCCCGACGCGCTCGACGTGCTGCGTCACTCCACGGCGCACCTGCTGGCGCAGGCCGTGCAGCGCCTGTATCCGGGCGCGCAGGTCACCATCGGTCCGGTGATCGACAACGGCTTCTACTACGACTTCGCCTACGAGCGTCCGTTCACGCCCGAGGATCTGCCCGCCATCGAGGCGGAGATGCAGAAGATCGTGAAGGAATCGCTGCCGGTGTCGCGCAGCGTGAAGTCGCGCGACGACGCCGTGGCGTTCTTCCGTGGCATGGGTGAGAAGTACAAGGCCGAGATCATCGAGTCGATTCCGGCCAACGAGGATCTTTCCCTCTACAACCAGGGCGAGTTCACCGACCTGTGCCGCGGCCCGCACGTGCCGTCGACCGACAAGCTGCGCGCGTTCAAGCTGATGAAGGTGGCCGGCGCGTATTGGCGCGGCGACCACAACAACGAGATGCTCAGCCGCATCTACGGCACGGCGTGGCTCAACGACAAGGACCTCAAGGCCTACCTCACGCAGCTGGAGGAAGCCGAGAAGCGCGACCACCGCAAGATCGCCAAGGCGCAGGACCTGTTCCACCTGCAGGAAGAGGGCCCGGGCCTGATCTTCTGGCATCCCAAGGGCTGGTCGATCTGGCAGGTCGTGGAGCAGTACATGCGCCGCGTCTATCGCGAGACGGGCTATGGCGAAGTGCGCTGCCCGCAGATCCTCGACGTGTCGCTGTGGCAGAAGTCGGGCCACTGGGACAACTACAAGGACAACATGTTCTTCACCGAGTCCGAGAAGCGGACGTACGCGCTGAAGCCCATGAACTGCCCCGGTCACGTGCAGGTGTTCAACCAGGGCCTGCACAGCTACCGCGACCTGCCGATCCGTTACGGCGAATTCGGCGCCTGCCATCGCAACGAGCCCTCCGGCGCGCTGCACGGCATCCTGCGCGTGCGCGGCTTCACCCAGGACGACGGCCACATCTTCTGCACCGAAGACCAGATCGAGTCCGAGGTCCGCGCCTTCCACGAGCAGGCGCTGAAGGTCTACGGCGATTTCGGCTTCACCGACATCCAGATCAAGATCGCCCTGCGCCCGGATTCGCGCCTGGGCGACGACGCCACCTGGGACAAGGCCGAGAACGCCCTGCGCTCGGCCCTGAGCGCCGCCGGCGTGCAGTGGCAGGAGCTGCCGGGCGAGGGCGCCTTCTACGGCCCGAAGATCGAGTACCACCTGCAGGACGCCATCGGCCGCACCTGGCAGCTGGGCACGATGCAGGTGGACTTCATGATGCCCGGCCGCCTCGGCGCCGAGTACGTGGACGAGAGCAGCCAGCGCCGCCACCCGGTGATGCTGCACCGGGCCATCGTCGGCTCGATGGAGCGCTTCATCGGCATCCTGATCGAGCACCACGCCGGCCAGTTCCCGGCCTGGTTGGCCCCGATCCAGGCCGTGGCCATGAACATCACCGACGCCCAGGCCGACTATGTGGATGAAGTCCGGAAATCCCTTGCAAATCAAGGCTTCCGGGTCCATTCCGATTTGCGCAACGAGAAGATCGGCTATAAGATCCGCGAGCACACCCTGCAGCGCGTGCCCTACCTGCTGGTGGTCGGCGACCGCGAGAAGGAAAACGGCCAAGTCGCCGTCCGCACGCGGGGAGGGGAGGATCTGGGGACGATGACCGTCGCCGAATTCGCCTCGCGTTTGCGCAGTGAGGGCGTACAGTAA
- the pheS gene encoding phenylalanine--tRNA ligase subunit alpha → MSIESLTQQALADIAAADTPDAIEALRVSLLGKNGSVTAQLKQLGALPPEQRKTAGEAINKARDELTAALGERRTVLDESVLNARLASESIDVTLPGIDAGRGGLHPVSRTMERIADIFGRLGFELSTGPEIEDDWHNFEALNFPPHHPARAMHDTFYFGDGRLLRTHTSGVQVRYMQDHPPPLRMIALGKVYRSDSDQTHTPMFHQCEGLLVDEHASFADLKGTLAEFVRAFFERDFEMRFRPSYFPFTEPSAEVDIAWQQPDGSTRWLEVLGCGMVHPNVLRNVGIDPEKYTGYAFGLGVERFAMLRYGVDDLRSFFDNDVRFLRQFA, encoded by the coding sequence ATGAGTATCGAATCACTGACGCAGCAGGCACTGGCGGACATCGCCGCCGCGGACACGCCGGACGCGATCGAAGCCCTGCGCGTGTCGCTGCTGGGCAAGAACGGCAGCGTGACCGCGCAGCTCAAGCAGCTCGGCGCCCTGCCGCCGGAACAGCGCAAGACCGCCGGCGAAGCGATCAACAAGGCGCGCGACGAGCTGACCGCCGCGCTGGGCGAGCGCCGCACCGTGCTGGACGAATCCGTCCTCAACGCACGCCTGGCCTCGGAAAGCATCGACGTCACGCTGCCGGGCATCGACGCCGGGCGCGGTGGCCTGCACCCCGTCAGCCGCACGATGGAACGCATCGCCGACATTTTCGGCCGCCTCGGTTTCGAGCTCAGTACGGGGCCTGAAATCGAGGACGACTGGCACAACTTCGAAGCGCTGAACTTCCCGCCGCACCACCCGGCGCGCGCGATGCACGACACGTTCTACTTCGGCGACGGTCGCCTGCTGCGCACGCACACCTCCGGCGTGCAGGTGCGCTACATGCAGGACCACCCGCCGCCGCTGCGCATGATCGCGCTGGGCAAGGTGTACCGCAGCGACAGCGATCAGACGCACACGCCGATGTTCCACCAGTGCGAAGGCCTGCTCGTCGATGAGCACGCCAGCTTCGCCGACCTCAAGGGCACGCTGGCCGAATTCGTGCGCGCGTTCTTCGAGCGCGATTTCGAAATGCGTTTCCGTCCGAGCTACTTCCCCTTCACCGAGCCTTCGGCCGAAGTGGACATTGCCTGGCAGCAGCCGGACGGCTCCACGCGCTGGCTGGAAGTGCTCGGCTGCGGCATGGTGCATCCGAACGTGCTGCGCAACGTCGGCATCGATCCGGAGAAGTACACCGGCTATGCCTTCGGCCTGGGCGTCGAGCGCTTCGCGATGCTGCGGTACGGCGTTGACGACCTGCGCAGCTTTTTCGATAACGACGTGCGGTTCCTTCGGCAATTTGCCTGA